TAAGTAACATGTTgaacaacagtaaacaaataTATGGTTTTACTTTGAGTATATGTTTTGGCCTTTGTTAAATTGATGGCATTAACAaagttgtttgattttgtgtttttaatggtgGCACCTTTTACCCTTAGAGGGCTCAATTTACCACATCGCTATAATCAGCTTACCCCCACCTTGGGGTAAATTGTGCTAAAGGACCAACTTTTTTTGATGGGTCATTGTTCTGAAACCAATTATTCAACCAATAATTTCCATGGGTACACAACAACCTGAGGTGATTGCAGGTATTCTATGTATTTTACCCACAGGGAAAAGTGAATctagaaaatgtgaaaaatgccCATCGCAATTACCAATAAACTCAATGTCAAACCCCCAGTTTTTATCGAATTTAACTACCCCATCTCCAAAACCTAAGAAATCTCACTCTTTGGGAAGCTAATACAtaaatttcagttttaaaattaatgtaatatgaatatataaataattgcCAGATTATATCAATCAATATCTGCTAAGAGCCTGTCCACTATTTGTAAAAAATAGTCTGCAATTTATCTATAGGGAAATCAATAGATAGTTCTCAATGAATTGGAGTGAATTGAGCTAAATAGCTGTAGGATGACTTTGCCCATATCATGGTTGCATTCTGCTAATGTGTGCTGATTGGTCAATTAGGGATTTAAGATCTACTGTGGTCTATAACTGTGACCTTCCTCTATGGCACTCAGAGTCTAATGAAGTGAATGAAGTTGAATGATTATATAAGGTAGGACCAGGAAGGTGATGATTGACCTACAAGTTAGCaggtttcatttacattttaaaaatagatatttCTTAAAGACAACAAATCTAAACATAAATGATACCAAACCCACAGTAAAACATAACAGACAATATAGTggaacaaatgttttctttcaacaACAAATCTTTGGGATGCTTTCTAAAGGTgcaattaaatacataaaactcTGACAAATAGTTTCCCTTTCTTTATTTAGGAGACAGAAATTTGTATCCAAGAGTACAAAATGATATCAAACGTTAAAAAATATTCTTACATGCCCTAAATGGCATGgcattattttaaaaagggttAAAACGACCATTATGTCTTAACAAAGCACTGGACAAAAAAGAGGGAAATTTCTCAGCTGTGAGAAACATATCTGATAAGcagatatttttattaaaacaaatttttGTAAAATTGAATAGTAAGAGAGATTATCAATGGGCAAAATGCCTGCTACAAGCTCTTTGTTCTGTATTATGTACAATATCAGCATGAAAAAATCATGAAAAGAGACTGTAATCTATGTAGAATGCAGTGCTTTGATAAAAATCATTGCCGTAATCATGTCATTAGAATGAAAAGATACATcgaaaaatagaataaaaaaaataaaatagggTTTTGTTGGTACATTTCTTTCTCAACAAACAGCATGTGCTGTAGTgaaaatatgtacagtataaatTCCCtatataaccctaaccctaagtaTCAACAGTTTTGTAATTtggttttaacatgttttagtACTTTTTAGTTCTAAATGTAGTTACTGTTATGTTATAAATTCTCATGTTAGCTTTCAAGTAAGTATTATTGTAAATGTCTgatatttcacaaagaaaaaagaaacaatacagTCGAAAATTAAGCACTTCactcagctgcagagaaagttaAGCTAGAAATAATTGCACTTAGTTAATAATGAGCAAACTGTTGCATGTGCCATGACCATTAAAAGAGCCATAAAAAAAAGTCCATTAATTAACCATTTACTAAGCCCTGAGCCATCTAGCTAACATTCCTAAAGTCAGTCTTGCCACTCACATAGAACATATGCAATTTACAGTGATAACAGtgtcaaatttagtttttagaaTTCCTGAGCAATTTTGAATCTGTAACTTGCAGAtacactgaactccggagatcgTTTTATCTGGAAGAGCAGTATGTGTGAATCCACTTTCTATATACTTTGTCTGCCTGGCCCCCAAGTATAAATTCcacagaaagtctgcagaatccGATGTGAGggcacagcaggagatcccctGCTGGATCGACCACGATCGTCGGAGGgtttgatgatgcttctaacacacaacagacgcaaaaatgaaaaaactaaaagaaaataaacatctcaggatgaaaaagcggtgccatatAGGtagattacacacacaaatacgtcaagagagtttgtggtgataagagccgctgtcattctggattcattataGCCGTAACAACCAAAGCACTATCCTCAAGCATAGCCATTAGATCGGTACCGAGACGGTGGGGCTAGGGCCGGCTCCGTTGCTTACAAGGGACAGGCTTTTAGGATGGATTTGGAAAAATGTAATCTGTATCTCAGGTGAAATTAGCAGGGGATGTGGGAGTGATACATTTCCCAAATTTGATAAATTGAGGGACAGAGCTCCAGACTAACCTCCACACCCCTGGGAAATAATACAAAGTGAATGAGTTAGTCATGAACGGGACCTTTTTaaacctgtaaacacacaaaatgatgtCAGACTACTTGGATTTGGAAGTAACATTCCACTACAGTCGTTAGTAACCTAGTTAGCTGTACATGCTGATTATTGAAGCTTAAAATTAGACCAGACACTGTTAAATCTGTTCCTTGCACCCAtctcatgtttttctgtttgtttttcttagcCTTTCAAGATTAAAAACTATAGGTGAAGAGATTCAAAACTTAGCAGGGCTGCTGTGCCTATTTTAATTTGCTAGGCTACAAGAGAAACAATAACTATCCAGGTGAGGGGTTTAGCAAATGGTCAATTCCCTGTCAATCTGCTATGACTGTCATTCACCAGCTCTTTCTGTAGATGGAGTTCTTCGCGAGTTTCAGCTTTTTGACCTCCCTGAGGACATGGTCAGCTTTCCTTAATTTCTCCATGGCCTCGGCCAGCAGATTCTCTGGCTTGCCCTCACTGTCACCTTTGTTCTGGAACTGGGACATTCTGCTCAGGAGCTCATCCGTCTTTTCCATTTCCAGAGCCACTTCAGTCTCAAGTTTCATGACATCATCTGTAGGAGACGAGTTACTTTGAGCCAAAGCTATGGTATGCGGTCTCACCGGAATACAGACTGAAGGGTCTGACAGCAGATCTCCAATGGAAGCTGACCTGACCTTGGTGGAGGGTTTGAGAGGAATTGTGGGCTTTGAGTGTGGAAAGGGAAAGACCTTTGATTTAACTTGAGGCTTGGTTATATCCTGTATGTTGTATGAATGTTGTCCAGATATCTGAATGCTATCCTCCCTGGCATCTAACACATCCAGTCCAGCATGGCTCCCTCTCAACGAAGCTGTGGAAGCCGCCAGTGTGTCTTCACTCCCAGAGCCTTCACTGTCATTGTCTGAGTGCTGACCGCTGTCAACAGATTTTTCCTCTgccttccttttcttctccccaGGTAAGTGACAGAGCAGTGGACTCAAGTTAAAGCTGTCAGTGGGTGGTTCATTAGAAAAGACAATTGAGGGGACTTGATACTTGTTTATGCGTTCTTCTGCTTGAAGAGAACTGTCGAAGCTATCTGGGGCTGTTTGCAGTGAAGCAGTATGGTCCTCTCTCTCATTTGGCTGACTTATAGTTGACTTCTCTTCTGAATGTTGTGTGTCAGACTGAGCAGGTTCCTCTGGCTGTTTCTTGGTGGTTACAAGAGGAGAATGACTGCTTACATACTCCCTTGATGCTTCTTCAGAAACCTGTTCTTCTGTGCTGGGACTTACATCACCTTTTATGTTCTCCAGAGCTTCTTTGAAAATTGAATGACCATCCTCATCTGTTTCTACTGCTGTTCCTGTTGTCTCCTTCCTATTGTCATCATCCTTCTTCTTATTCTCATCTGCTTTGCCTTGAACCTCTTGGTCTGGAGCAGCTTGGGAGGGTTTCTTCTCTTTTGATGGGGGGGTAGGAGGGTGGGGGTTTAGTCTGGATTGTGATGGTTCTTTGAGGCTGCTAAAGGGGCTTCCGGAACTGGGTTTGTTGGGTGGGGTTGGTGGTGCACCTGTTTTTTTCCTGGCATCAGGACTCTTTTCAGACATCTTCTCAGCATTGCCCTCCTCTGTAGCCTCTTCAATAGGTGTGATAAAGGACTTTGCCTCTTTAGATGGAGGCATAGGCGGCTTCAGGACCTTAAAACATGAATTTTATGTTACAGACCAAGTTATACAAACATAAAGACATACAACAATATTCTGTACTGTAAGGTAAGTGGTAGAATATAGTATGATACAGACCCTTTTCTCTGAGGCATCATCCTTATCAGGTTCATCCTCGGGTACTGAAATGAGTTTAGTCTCTTTGGTAGGGGGCATTGGAGGCttgattatgtttttcttgGGACTATCCTCTGGTTTAATCTCCTCAGCACTTGACCTGGGCTGTTTGTCTTCAGCGTCAGTTACATTCAAAAACGGCATTAGGACTGTGATGGCTTCTTTAGGGGTCACAGTACCATCAGTATTGGCATGATGGGTCCCACTAGGCATTACAGCATCCTCCAGATCAAGATCCAAACGTAGGATACCATCAGACGACACATCAGCTACCTAGAGGGCAAAAAGATAATTCAGGCGAGACATTTATAAAAGCCGATATATCTTAAATTGTCATTCTCTCAAATATAGGCCAAGGAAGGAAACATGGTGAGTTTACTGAGTTTCTCTTTTAAACAGAAATATCGATTCCACAGAatacagaaataacaaaatCCACCcacagattctctctctctcgcactctCTCACACTTACTATCTCCatctttttccctctctctctcatacacacacacacacacactctgacagtttgacttttttaacAATCAGTGGCCCCTATCAGACCtagtattaacatctgtcctaaGAAATCTGAGCACAAGTGGACAGTGCTATGTTCTTCTGTTCAGACCAggctttaaaatgtgtcctgagtGTGTCTCTTGTAACCACTTatgattggatctcacttccccactATATGAGAATAAAGATGTACGTCATTTCTGTTtacaaagaccaaattatgttgtttttaaccaaTCTGAGTATACCAATGTGTCtgttgacttgtgtgtgtgtgtgtgtgtgtgtgtgtgtgtgtgtgtgtgtgtgtgtgtgtatttcagcacaagcaacagagaaaagaagCTAGAGATAGAAATCATTATGTAGTGGTGAGTTTTGATAATGTGGCAGTGGCCGATAAAATCAAGGTAGGCTTACAGAGCAGAGTATacacaaatatttttgattaattGTTAAACTGTAGTGAGTCAAGGGACGTCAGCTGGATGTCATGCATCCCAGACCTCccaatgtggtctgagtgaaaAGATCTTGAGAGAGGGGGAATCTGGttgtaacaacacacacaaacctctttCATGTGTATCCTTGTTGGTGGCCGCCGGTTACGGTTCCCTTTTGGCCTTGTTCGAGTAACATGGTCTAAATTACTGCTTTCATCAACCTTCACCTGTGAAAACATAACACTCATTCATTAAGATGGTAAAAGCAAAGTGTGTATAGAAAGGAAGGAtgtcaatgaaatgaaaagacagtTATGTCTCTGTATGAATTACATGGACACTGACCTCATCAAAGACTTTGTTCTTTGCTCGATTGATGCCTTCAGAAAAGGCTTTGATCCAAGCTTCCTTCTCTTCTGCTGTCTGAGCCTGGAACTTAACATCAGTGACCTGTCAGACACATAACAGAGTATAGTCACctaaaaaacaaagatgatgatCAGAAGGTAAAATGCACAGTAGATATTAGGGAGTAGTTACCACACACCCCTTTCATTTTCCAAAccttgtatatttttttaattagtttagaATTTGGAAGTACACTCTAATACATACATTATAAACCAGTGCTCCCAGAATTATTGGGTAGCATAGGAAAATAGAATTAGTACAAAGAACTATGGAAGGATATCAGGTAAGGGCAATCATGATCCAATCCCTGTTGAGGCCCAAAAATAAAGTGTATAATAAGTGCAAATCCAAATCTCCATTTAACATATAAttttcgcacacacacacacacacacacacacacacacacacacacacacacacacacacacacacacacacacacacacactccctttaTCTCAAAGTGTCCCATGCTTTCAATCAATagaattttatttgtgtagccaatattcacaaatcacaatttgtcttaaagggcttaaagggatagttcaccccaaaatttaaattcactcattatctactcaccactatatGCTGATGGACGGCATctttttagcctaaatgtccgctggTATAAACGCGAGAACGCAGTTCCAGAGGAGAATATCATAGGacatttagaataaaaacattacgTTAATGATGTCATTTCGAGTacaatttgaatgttggggcttacggacacttagattacaccacaggagcagtatggaggcatttagttttattctgtaatttttttacatttgaagaattggtcaccatttacttcaattgtatttgatttggctgcaacactgtttagcCCTGAATCTCCAAAAGTCTTTTgtgaacacttcacccacccctgaattttccttttttggtgaactatccctttaacaaggtgtgacaccCTCTGTCATTAACCCTTGACAAGAGTACCTGAAACCCTAAAAACTACGAAAAAAACATAGAACCTCAGAGAGAGCTACATGTGAGGGTTCCATCTCCCATGACGGACAGAAGTACAATAGATTGCGCATGTAACTGAAcgcatcaacaaaataacagtatttacaacattgaatAGAAGAAATGGtaaattgtctgtatttataaacgcttttctagtcttgatgaccactcaaagcgcttaacagtacagttttccattcacacacacagtcatacagtgctatgggcagcacttttttttcttctataaGGGGCCATTCTGGGCTGGACATCTTGgacatcacatgtttttatatccTTGAAGCATGCTTAATGTTtggttaattgattacactgttcaggGTTTATTGATaggtataactgggtgtcatccacAGCAGTtgaaatttacagagtgtgtccagATAATGTTTCCTAGAGGAAACATATATAAggtgaataaaattgggccgagcacagaaccctgaggagcaacgtggttaactttggtgcgcacagatgactcatcattattttgcacaaattggaatcaaTCTGataaataggatttaaaccagctTGGGgtggttcctttaatgctaattaactgttctagtctaTCTGTAGTAGCATATGATGATCGATAGTGTTGAATGgtgcactaagatctaacagaacaaggacagacacaaatccctgatctgaagttattagaaggtcattagtgacttttgccaaggctgtgATGAGCTGGGATCtatctaagatacaagttgtgggtttagacAATGAGATAATTGAAGTCAGTTGATccagggtgatcagagagaagctgttcaataattaaaagtattaaaaataattgaGGGCAGgtagattttatttcaaatggtTATAATTGTATCATTGTAGAAGCGCAATGgagctgtgactctctgtcagcctggctacagtgatgaagagaaacctggggttatttttattttctcctatTAATGTGGAATAATAGGCAGCTAatgctttgtggagggccttcttatataCCTTAAGACTATCTTTCCAGGCAAGGTGATTTTCTAGTTTTCTTAAAGCTTGGTAAACTACAGCTAATAGGATTGGCTGTTCTGTTTTCCTGGGTGGGTGTGgcagactaagaacaagacttcaAATAAGTTGcagcttagtttaggtttcgGACTGATTGATaaactggagttaaaaatagctgcaactccacctcctcggccagAGCTTAAGGTATGTGAGTGCTTGTATGACTGCgagagtagattcatttaggctgaTATATTATTCAGGATAaagccaggtctcagtgagagACAGTAAATCAATATTATGATCTGAGGTTAATTAATTTACTAAAACCGCCTTTGATGACAATGCTCTTACGTTTAACGTCCATGTTTAATTATCTTGCTTTGTGGTGTTGCTGCAGAGGTTCTGTTGATTTATATGCAGCTCTGCCTTCTGGTCCTAACTCTGGGTTGTAAATGAATTTATAAACTGAGTTATATTCTAGATAAGAGAGCCGCTCCATTcaaagtgggatgaacgccTCTAAGACCAAGTTTTCTCCCAAAAGTTTTCCAATTGTCTACAAAGCCCATACCGTTtgcaggacaccacctcgacagccagcagTTCAATTACAACATAtggctaaacatgtcatcactggTCATATTAGGTAGAGATCCAGAGAAAACTACAGAGATTCTTTTAAATAATGGAGACCAGATAGGgtgtaaaatgtattgaaatggtggttaacagaataaaaacattaacatcacTGCATTTGATAGAGCCCTTGTGCTCACTGACCTTGTTTTAGCATGCATGTATTTTTACTAGcacatggacattttcaaaaataaataacatttacttGGATTCAAATAAATgcttaataaaaacatatatatctGCAAATTAGAGCCTCTACTTAtcaaaaattataattatataattattaaatgtgtattCATTGTAATCCTTCTCTCAGgtcctgaatgtgtgtttttcttactttaatCTGATCTTGactgtaaaaatgtatgtttgataccacatatttgttttaacaaattACCAtggttctgttctgtttttattgtacaGCATTTGTGGGATTGATAAGACTTTATAACCCAAGTTTGCTTTAGGTTAAACACTTGTATTTCTCTGGTGACTTCTTctgacagtgttttgtttgcatttttgcaGTGCGACAGCTCCTCCTGAAGTAGGTTATAGCACCAGATATTGGGGATAGGACAGAAATAAGATCCTTTAGCAGGTCAGTTTAATGGTCATAGTCTCCAGCCAAGGGAGGCAGCGAACTGTGTTCTCAGATATTCAAGCTGCTTATCCATGTATTTGAACACTTCCTTCTTATTCCTTGTTCAAAGAATAAGTCAGTTTGTGCTTTGGTTACTTGTTCATGTATGTAATCTGATTTCTTTTGTGATTTTTCCAGGTTTTCCTTTAGCTTCTAATGGTGAAAGATACAAAATATTGCCAATGTATTTACAATGGTCTGTGTGCTGAAAGTGCTCTTGTCCTGATTGATAGATGATcctatatgttttttttattgttttaattattttatttggagtggagagagagagggtaagCTGTGAAGGGGGTCAGACAGAGAGTaggggaagacatgcagcacagGGCCGCAGGTCGGACTCAAACCCGGCCCCTATGGATGAGGCCTAGCCTCAATGGGgcggcagctctaccaggtgagctacaCGCCGCCCCAGTCCTctatgttttaattaaaaaaaacaactaaaattaAGAATGCTAAGTTTGAATTTAAGA
This genomic stretch from Hippoglossus hippoglossus isolate fHipHip1 chromosome 3, fHipHip1.pri, whole genome shotgun sequence harbors:
- the plekho2 gene encoding pleckstrin homology domain-containing family O member 2 isoform X2, with the protein product MEDGVKEPKFLGLAGWVKKAPGRLLASYKDRYIHLEKTEIVVYENEDLQKCVERIDLENYDRCHELKSPFKKRHRLILIRSIKSRNKVTDVKFQAQTAEEKEAWIKAFSEGINRAKNKVFDEVKVDESSNLDHVTRTRPKGNRNRRPPTRIHMKEVADVSSDGILRLDLDLEDAVMPSGTHHANTDGTVTPKEAITVLMPFLNVTDAEDKQPRSSAEEIKPEDSPKKNIIKPPMPPTKETKLISVPEDEPDKDDASEKRVLKPPMPPSKEAKSFITPIEEATEEGNAEKMSEKSPDARKKTGAPPTPPNKPSSGSPFSSLKEPSQSRLNPHPPTPPSKEKKPSQAAPDQEVQGKADENKKKDDDNRKETTGTAVETDEDGHSIFKEALENIKGDVSPSTEEQVSEEASREYVSSHSPLVTTKKQPEEPAQSDTQHSEEKSTISQPKTAPDSFDSSLQAEERINKYQVPSIVFSNEPPTDSFNLSPLLCHLPGEKKRKAEEKSVDSGQHSDNDSEGSGSEDTLAASTASLRGSHAGLDVLDAREDSIQISGQHSYNIQDITKPQVKSKVFPFPHSKPTIPLKPSTKVRSASIGDLLSDPSVCIPVRPHTIALAQSNSSPTDDVMKLETEVALEMEKTDELLSRMSQFQNKGDSEGKPENLLAEAMEKLRKADHVLREVKKLKLAKNSIYRKSW
- the plekho2 gene encoding pleckstrin homology domain-containing family O member 2 isoform X1 is translated as MEDGVKEPKFLGLAGWVKKAPGRLLASYKDRYIHLEKTEIVVYENEDLQKCVERIDLENYDRCHELKSPFKKRHRLILIRSIKSRNKVTDVKFQAQTAEEKEAWIKAFSEGINRAKNKVFDEVKVDESSNLDHVTRTRPKGNRNRRPPTRIHMKEVADVSSDGILRLDLDLEDAVMPSGTHHANTDGTVTPKEAITVLMPFLNVTDAEDKQPRSSAEEIKPEDSPKKNIIKPPMPPTKETKLISVPEDEPDKDDASEKRVLKPPMPPSKEAKSFITPIEEATEEGNAEKMSEKSPDARKKTGAPPTPPNKPSSGSPFSSLKEPSQSRLNPHPPTPPSKEKKPSQAAPDQEVQGKADENKKKDDDNRKETTGTAVETDEDGHSIFKEALENIKGDVSPSTEEQVSEEASREYVSSHSPLVTTKKQPEEPAQSDTQHSEEKSTISQPNEREDHTASLQTAPDSFDSSLQAEERINKYQVPSIVFSNEPPTDSFNLSPLLCHLPGEKKRKAEEKSVDSGQHSDNDSEGSGSEDTLAASTASLRGSHAGLDVLDAREDSIQISGQHSYNIQDITKPQVKSKVFPFPHSKPTIPLKPSTKVRSASIGDLLSDPSVCIPVRPHTIALAQSNSSPTDDVMKLETEVALEMEKTDELLSRMSQFQNKGDSEGKPENLLAEAMEKLRKADHVLREVKKLKLAKNSIYRKSW